In Arthrobacter sp. QXT-31, one genomic interval encodes:
- a CDS encoding ABC transporter permease subunit, translating to MGPGIAAALGVSVTLMGFAVAVAVLIALMTCIPALADGVRERRRPSSGAVSAALTALPEFLLAAMLLVAGSIWLNWFPPFGWTGPEHAVLPALSLGIPAGGLMGLLLSDALRAAFGESWVATWQMAGAHPARLVAAVLRRALPAVLPQVGLVLIGLTGGAVAVEKVYAIPGLGRALLGAASAQDIPALQAGMLALMGLALAVGTLTTAVRYLLLGPAVRFGTLPLPVPSRRRNRRALAVPAGAAAALLLVVAAGLLRDPYTSAHPRLAPPAWSLPFGADASGRDLLARVGHGAVATLGTALLVVLVCLVVGIAVGLFPLAAAGPVEVTNAAPPILAGLVVAAVTGPSPMGAALAVAAVSWAPLAAHTAALAQEARAQPYVQILPVLGVGRGRIMVRYILPAVIRPLARHAMLRLPGIALALAALGFLGLGPQQPSPEWGLVLAEGINYVERAPWAVLGPASALALASVLAVSLAGAGTGTRAARPLASRDSDTVPAISPTAAGAEMPKV from the coding sequence GTGGGGCCGGGCATTGCCGCCGCCCTGGGCGTTTCGGTCACGCTGATGGGGTTCGCCGTCGCCGTGGCCGTGCTGATTGCTTTGATGACCTGCATCCCGGCACTGGCGGACGGTGTCCGGGAGCGGCGCAGGCCTTCCTCCGGTGCGGTCTCTGCCGCGCTGACTGCGCTGCCCGAGTTCCTGCTGGCCGCCATGCTGCTGGTGGCGGGCAGCATCTGGCTGAACTGGTTCCCGCCCTTCGGCTGGACCGGGCCGGAGCACGCCGTGCTGCCGGCCCTCTCGCTGGGCATCCCGGCCGGCGGCCTGATGGGTCTGCTGCTCTCCGACGCACTCCGCGCCGCCTTCGGCGAAAGCTGGGTTGCCACTTGGCAGATGGCCGGCGCGCACCCTGCCCGGCTGGTGGCCGCGGTCCTGCGGCGCGCACTGCCGGCGGTGCTGCCGCAGGTGGGGCTGGTCCTGATCGGGCTGACCGGCGGCGCCGTGGCAGTTGAAAAGGTCTATGCCATCCCCGGCCTGGGCCGCGCCCTCCTGGGCGCCGCCAGCGCCCAGGACATTCCCGCCCTGCAGGCCGGCATGCTCGCGCTGATGGGCCTGGCGCTCGCCGTCGGAACATTGACGACGGCGGTGCGTTACCTTTTGCTCGGCCCTGCGGTCCGCTTCGGCACGCTTCCCCTGCCGGTGCCTTCCCGGCGTCGGAACCGGAGGGCGTTGGCGGTGCCGGCTGGGGCAGCCGCCGCCCTGCTGCTGGTTGTAGCGGCAGGACTGCTGCGGGATCCGTACACCTCTGCCCATCCCAGGCTGGCGCCACCCGCGTGGTCGCTGCCTTTCGGGGCCGACGCCAGCGGCCGGGACCTGCTGGCCCGGGTGGGGCACGGCGCCGTCGCCACGCTGGGGACTGCGCTGCTGGTGGTGCTGGTCTGCCTGGTGGTGGGGATAGCCGTTGGCCTTTTCCCGCTGGCGGCGGCAGGGCCGGTGGAGGTCACCAACGCGGCGCCGCCCATCCTGGCAGGCCTGGTGGTCGCCGCGGTCACCGGACCTTCCCCGATGGGCGCCGCGCTGGCCGTTGCCGCCGTGAGCTGGGCGCCGCTGGCAGCCCACACGGCAGCGCTGGCCCAGGAAGCCCGCGCGCAACCCTATGTGCAGATCCTGCCAGTCCTCGGGGTGGGACGCGGACGCATCATGGTCCGCTACATCCTGCCGGCAGTGATCCGGCCGCTGGCCCGGCATGCCATGCTGCGGCTGCCCGGCATTGCTTTGGCCCTCGCCGCGCTCGGGTTCCTGGGCCTGGGCCCGCAGCAGCCTTCACCGGAGTGGGGCCTCGTCCTGGCCGAGGGCATTAATTATGTTGAGCGGGCACCGTGGGCCGTGCTGGGGCCGGCGTCGGCACTGGCGCTGGCGTCTGTACTTGCCGTCAGCCTCGCCGGTGCCGGGACGGGGACCCGCGCCGCCCGACCCCTGGCGTCCCGGGACTCCGACACCGTCCCTGCGATATCCCCGACCGCGGCGGGGGCGGAAATGCCCAAGGTCTGA
- a CDS encoding IclR family transcriptional regulator has protein sequence MTPPVSPEAGNGDARGASVIVNAIAVLRSFTADEPMLGVTEIASRVGLHKSTVSRILATFEQEHLVERDPDTRRFRLGLGLIAVAGPLLAELEERRVAYPVLRELTERTGETSALMVWNGSESMCVEQIASRQQVKHTTPLGARYSDALSASVQIFLAAEQPERVGALLRSGTITLPGLDDHSVGAYLQRLEEVGERGWAINYGETSIEEVGIAAPVYDHRGNIVAAVLIPAPKFRVSPDTLQSLGEACASAAREVTQRLGGAAPRERRSA, from the coding sequence ATGACTCCCCCGGTTTCCCCAGAGGCAGGCAACGGCGACGCCCGCGGCGCCTCGGTGATCGTCAACGCCATCGCCGTGCTGCGCAGCTTCACCGCCGACGAGCCCATGCTGGGCGTCACCGAAATCGCCAGCCGCGTGGGCCTGCACAAGAGCACCGTGTCCCGGATCCTGGCCACATTCGAGCAGGAGCACCTGGTGGAACGGGACCCGGACACCCGCCGCTTCCGCCTGGGGCTTGGCCTGATCGCGGTGGCCGGACCGCTGCTCGCAGAACTCGAGGAACGGCGCGTGGCGTACCCGGTGCTGCGGGAACTGACTGAACGCACCGGCGAAACCAGCGCGCTCATGGTGTGGAACGGCAGCGAGTCCATGTGCGTGGAGCAGATCGCCAGCCGCCAGCAGGTCAAGCACACCACCCCGCTCGGCGCCCGGTACAGCGACGCACTCAGCGCCTCGGTCCAGATCTTCCTCGCCGCAGAACAGCCCGAGCGGGTGGGCGCCCTGCTCCGCAGCGGCACCATCACCCTCCCCGGCCTCGATGACCACTCCGTCGGGGCGTACCTGCAGCGGCTGGAGGAAGTCGGCGAGCGCGGCTGGGCCATCAACTACGGCGAGACGTCCATCGAGGAAGTGGGCATCGCCGCCCCCGTGTACGACCACCGCGGAAACATCGTGGCCGCCGTCCTGATCCCCGCCCCCAAGTTCCGGGTCTCCCCCGACACCCTGCAAAGCCTCGGCGAAGCCTGCGCCAGCGCGGCCCGGGAGGTCACGCAGCGCCTGGGCGGTGCGGCCCCCAGGGAGCGCCGCAGCGCATAG
- a CDS encoding aminopeptidase P family protein, translating to MTTTENEAVNDVAKLERLKVLNNGEKVALTFSDAEFERRLAGLRRIMAEKDLDAVVLTSYHSIKYYSDFLFTYFGRSYAMVVTKEDTVTVTANIDAGMPWRRSYGENLVYTDWRRDNFIHAIQEVLRTRGINVRRLGVEDDSLPLDNRNKIQAAFESATLVDVAQAAMRQRMIKSGEEIEVIKHGARIGDLGGEAIRNAIKAGITEYEVALIGTEAMVHEIARTFPNSEIRDTWVWFQSGINTDGAHNWATTRKIQEHDILSLNCFPMTSGYYTALERTLFFGEPDARSLELWNINVEVHRRGLELIKPGAVCKDIAAELNEIYISHGLLANRTFGYGHSFGVLSHYYGREAGLELREDIETVLEPGMVVSMEPMITVLDGQPGAGGYREHDILVVGEDGAENITKFPFGPEHNIISA from the coding sequence ATGACCACCACCGAGAACGAAGCCGTAAACGACGTCGCCAAGCTCGAGCGCCTGAAGGTCCTCAACAACGGCGAGAAAGTGGCCCTGACCTTCTCCGACGCCGAGTTCGAGCGCCGTCTCGCCGGCCTCCGCCGGATCATGGCCGAGAAGGACCTGGACGCCGTCGTCCTGACCAGCTACCACTCGATCAAGTACTACTCCGACTTCCTGTTCACCTACTTCGGCCGCTCGTACGCCATGGTGGTCACCAAGGAGGACACGGTCACCGTCACCGCAAATATCGACGCCGGCATGCCCTGGCGCCGCAGCTACGGCGAGAACCTGGTGTACACGGACTGGCGCCGGGACAACTTCATCCACGCGATCCAGGAGGTGCTGCGCACCCGCGGCATCAACGTCCGCCGGCTCGGCGTCGAGGACGACTCCCTGCCGCTGGACAACCGCAACAAGATCCAGGCCGCGTTCGAGTCCGCCACCCTGGTGGACGTGGCGCAGGCGGCGATGCGCCAGCGCATGATCAAGTCCGGCGAGGAAATCGAGGTCATCAAGCACGGCGCCCGGATCGGCGACCTGGGCGGCGAGGCGATCCGCAACGCCATCAAGGCCGGCATCACGGAATACGAGGTGGCCCTGATCGGCACCGAGGCCATGGTGCACGAGATCGCCCGCACCTTCCCCAACTCCGAGATCCGCGACACCTGGGTCTGGTTCCAGTCCGGCATCAACACCGACGGCGCGCACAACTGGGCCACCACCCGGAAGATCCAGGAGCACGACATCCTGAGCCTGAACTGCTTCCCCATGACCTCCGGCTACTACACGGCCCTGGAGCGGACGCTGTTCTTCGGCGAACCGGATGCCCGCTCGCTCGAACTGTGGAACATCAACGTCGAGGTGCACCGGCGCGGCCTGGAACTCATCAAGCCCGGCGCGGTCTGCAAGGACATCGCCGCCGAGCTCAACGAGATCTACATTTCGCACGGTCTGCTCGCCAACCGCACCTTCGGCTACGGCCACTCCTTCGGCGTCCTCAGCCACTACTACGGCCGCGAGGCCGGACTCGAACTGCGCGAGGACATCGAGACCGTCCTCGAGCCGGGCATGGTGGTCTCCATGGAGCCGATGATCACCGTCCTGGACGGCCAGCCCGGAGCCGGCGGCTACCGCGAGCACGACATCCTGGTGGTGGGCGAGGACGGCGCGGAGAACATCACCAAGTTCCCGTTCGGCCCCGAGCACAACATCATCAGCGCCTAA
- a CDS encoding MFS transporter, protein MKPPTSQFSEAAGAAAQLSGQAGPVNEKAPHTGDDVSKDTRRRVVTASFIGNFVEWFDYAVYGYLAGVISTVFFPEADRQTALLATFGVFAISFFVRPLGGFFWGHIGDRLGRRKALSLSIVIMSVATFCIALIPGYGTIGILAPVLLLLVRVVQGFSASGEYAGASAFLVEYAPAGRRGLYAAVVPASTAAGLLLGSLLAALLTTTLSEAQLHEWGWRLPFLLAAPMGLIGRYIRTKLEDTPAFRALADDKEGTKAPARDMFRNNWRQLIIATGAVLLNAVGFYVILSYMPTYLSEELGFGAGESFLATTIALASYIGFIFLTGMASDRFGRKTMLLTASVLFMLVTVPAFMLLDTGNFLVIVLVQILLGGMLTLNDGTLPSFLAELFPTKIRYSGFAVSFNVSNALFGGTAPFMATLLIGLTHNKLAPGWYLVAASLVSLIAVLFAAETSKKPLQQH, encoded by the coding sequence ATGAAACCCCCGACATCCCAATTTTCCGAAGCGGCCGGAGCAGCAGCGCAGCTGAGCGGCCAGGCCGGCCCCGTCAACGAAAAAGCACCCCACACCGGCGACGACGTCAGCAAGGACACCCGACGCCGGGTGGTCACCGCGAGCTTCATCGGCAACTTCGTCGAATGGTTCGACTACGCCGTCTACGGCTACCTGGCCGGCGTCATCTCCACGGTCTTCTTCCCGGAGGCAGACCGGCAGACGGCGCTCCTGGCGACCTTCGGCGTCTTCGCCATATCGTTCTTCGTCCGTCCGCTGGGCGGCTTCTTCTGGGGCCACATCGGCGACCGGCTCGGCCGGCGGAAAGCACTGTCGCTTTCCATCGTCATCATGTCCGTGGCCACGTTCTGCATTGCCCTGATCCCGGGCTACGGGACCATCGGCATCCTGGCGCCGGTCCTGCTCCTGCTGGTCCGCGTGGTCCAGGGATTCTCCGCCTCGGGCGAGTACGCCGGCGCCTCCGCCTTCCTGGTGGAGTACGCACCGGCGGGAAGGCGCGGACTCTATGCCGCCGTCGTACCCGCCAGCACGGCCGCAGGCCTGCTCCTCGGCTCCCTCCTGGCCGCCCTGCTGACCACAACACTCAGCGAAGCCCAGCTGCACGAATGGGGATGGCGGCTGCCGTTCCTGCTGGCTGCACCCATGGGCCTGATCGGCCGCTACATCCGCACCAAGCTCGAGGACACCCCCGCGTTCCGTGCCCTCGCCGATGACAAGGAAGGAACAAAGGCACCCGCCAGGGACATGTTCCGGAACAACTGGAGGCAGCTCATCATTGCCACCGGCGCGGTGCTCCTGAACGCCGTCGGCTTCTACGTCATCCTCAGCTACATGCCCACCTACCTCAGCGAGGAACTGGGGTTCGGTGCGGGTGAGTCGTTCCTGGCCACCACCATTGCGCTGGCGAGCTACATCGGCTTCATCTTCCTGACGGGCATGGCCTCGGACCGGTTCGGCCGCAAGACCATGCTGCTCACCGCGTCCGTGCTGTTCATGCTGGTGACGGTGCCGGCGTTCATGCTCCTGGACACCGGCAACTTCCTGGTGATCGTGCTGGTCCAGATCCTCCTGGGCGGCATGCTCACCCTCAACGACGGCACGCTGCCCAGCTTCCTGGCCGAACTCTTCCCCACGAAGATCCGGTACAGCGGCTTCGCCGTCAGCTTCAACGTCTCCAACGCCCTGTTCGGCGGCACCGCCCCGTTCATGGCCACCCTCCTCATCGGCCTCACGCACAACAAGCTGGCCCCCGGCTGGTACCTCGTGGCCGCCTCACTGGTTTCCCTCATCGCAGTCCTGTTCGCCGCGGAAACTTCCAAGAAGCCCCTGCAGCAGCACTGA
- a CDS encoding NADPH-dependent FMN reductase has product MMKIAVVVGSTRPQRRSRQVAEWVLSRAVARGGADFELLDLADYNLPLLDEPMPPSMGQYSHEHTKVWAEAIARFDGFVFVTAEYNHSVPGALKNALDYVYAEWNNKAAGFVSYGSAGGVRAVENLRLITAELQMAGVRAQVALPFATEFENYTVFTPSDDAEEALKPLLDQLISWSAALKTLRT; this is encoded by the coding sequence ATGATGAAGATTGCGGTCGTCGTTGGCAGTACGCGTCCGCAGCGCCGCAGCCGGCAGGTTGCAGAGTGGGTGCTTTCCCGCGCAGTTGCCAGGGGCGGCGCGGACTTCGAGCTGCTCGACCTGGCGGACTACAACCTTCCGTTGCTGGACGAGCCCATGCCGCCGTCGATGGGTCAGTACTCGCACGAGCATACGAAGGTCTGGGCCGAGGCCATTGCGCGCTTCGACGGATTTGTCTTCGTGACGGCCGAATACAACCATTCAGTCCCGGGGGCGCTGAAGAATGCGCTGGACTACGTTTACGCGGAGTGGAACAACAAGGCCGCGGGGTTTGTCAGCTATGGAAGCGCCGGGGGAGTGCGGGCTGTTGAGAACCTCCGATTGATCACGGCTGAACTGCAAATGGCCGGCGTCCGAGCGCAGGTGGCGCTGCCTTTCGCAACAGAATTCGAGAATTACACCGTCTTCACGCCGAGCGATGACGCTGAAGAGGCGTTGAAACCTCTGCTGGATCAGCTCATCTCCTGGTCCGCCGCACTTAAAACGCTCCGGACCTGA
- a CDS encoding flavin monoamine oxidase family protein gives MHDVVIVGGGAAGLGTAYYLRDSGLDVLILESGHDIGGRSHTVQLAGTSANSGAMFVYKGTKSEELVNELGIRTVPFLPETYGIHVNGKTVVAAANEDVVAGLNLTDSEKTELIKFIDTSLTEYRDYVNDRTTAGELNKLSGETVADRIGDLQPAVRDIIATAIRGGAVGDPANLSAKYALRYFASYLAREKDNRLFALEGMQAIPRAILQRLPGGTVRYNTQVTDVTLLEEEGVYQVSVTDDGGHHTLTAKHVVLAVPAPVVPGVVKDLPEWKTTALNRVASPGSTTLNIVADIEGLPEFKDWAFIVTVGMPFDAIINPVPGGTEETLKANILQLTCYGNSSGYLPGFADDEERLAQWMEDVYTVAPQLRGRVLGVHAQTWQHCFALLSPERAAALPELQRSIGSLHFAGDYTSETAGTHGAYTEAERVASLIRASLKPAS, from the coding sequence TTGCATGACGTAGTAATTGTTGGTGGCGGTGCCGCGGGACTTGGCACCGCGTACTACCTGCGGGACTCGGGGCTGGACGTCCTCATCCTGGAGTCCGGCCATGACATCGGCGGCCGGTCACACACGGTGCAGCTCGCCGGAACGTCGGCCAATTCCGGCGCGATGTTCGTTTACAAGGGAACGAAGTCGGAGGAGCTCGTGAATGAGCTGGGGATCAGGACTGTTCCTTTCCTCCCGGAAACGTACGGCATCCACGTCAACGGCAAAACCGTGGTGGCGGCGGCCAACGAGGATGTTGTGGCCGGCCTCAACCTCACGGACTCTGAGAAAACCGAGCTGATCAAGTTCATTGATACGTCCCTCACGGAGTACCGGGACTACGTCAATGACAGGACCACAGCCGGCGAACTCAACAAACTTTCCGGCGAGACGGTGGCCGACCGGATCGGCGACCTCCAGCCGGCTGTCCGGGACATTATTGCCACCGCAATCCGTGGCGGCGCCGTCGGCGATCCGGCCAATCTTTCAGCCAAGTACGCGCTGCGCTATTTTGCCAGCTACCTGGCGCGGGAGAAGGACAACCGCCTGTTCGCGCTGGAGGGGATGCAGGCCATCCCGCGGGCCATTCTGCAGCGCCTGCCTGGGGGCACGGTCCGCTACAACACGCAGGTAACGGACGTGACCCTGCTCGAAGAGGAGGGCGTCTACCAGGTTTCAGTGACGGACGACGGCGGCCACCACACGCTCACTGCCAAACATGTGGTCCTGGCCGTTCCCGCCCCCGTGGTTCCCGGCGTCGTCAAGGACCTGCCCGAGTGGAAGACGACGGCGCTCAACCGCGTGGCCAGCCCCGGCAGCACTACGCTGAACATTGTTGCAGACATTGAAGGGCTCCCGGAGTTCAAGGACTGGGCCTTCATCGTGACCGTCGGGATGCCCTTCGACGCCATCATCAACCCTGTCCCCGGCGGCACAGAAGAGACCTTGAAGGCAAACATCCTCCAGTTGACCTGCTACGGAAATTCCTCGGGCTACCTTCCGGGATTTGCCGACGACGAGGAACGGCTCGCGCAGTGGATGGAGGACGTGTACACGGTGGCACCCCAGCTCCGCGGGCGGGTCCTCGGCGTGCACGCCCAGACCTGGCAGCACTGCTTTGCCCTGCTCAGCCCGGAGCGGGCAGCAGCCCTGCCTGAGCTTCAGCGTTCCATCGGGTCGCTGCACTTTGCCGGCGACTACACGTCAGAGACCGCCGGCACCCACGGGGCCTACACCGAGGCAGAACGCGTTGCCTCGCTGATCCGGGCATCCCTGAAGCCCGCGAGTTAG
- a CDS encoding universal stress protein — MSGTVVVGVDGSATARKAAEAARDLATALGATLHVVSAFDSDRSDVFGTGSSKWLVSDADKAEHVARSVADTLGGDIKITYAAASGRPADALIREALSKEARLIVVGNRRMRGIGRVLGSVANSVAHSATCDVYIANTYDD, encoded by the coding sequence ATGAGCGGAACCGTAGTTGTAGGAGTCGATGGCAGCGCCACGGCCAGAAAGGCAGCGGAGGCTGCAAGAGACCTCGCCACAGCACTTGGCGCGACCCTTCATGTGGTGTCGGCCTTTGACAGCGACCGCTCGGACGTCTTCGGCACGGGCAGCAGCAAATGGCTCGTCTCGGACGCCGACAAGGCCGAACACGTCGCCAGATCCGTGGCTGACACCCTCGGCGGGGACATCAAGATCACCTACGCTGCCGCCTCCGGCCGGCCGGCCGATGCCCTGATCAGGGAAGCACTGAGCAAAGAGGCCCGCCTCATCGTGGTGGGCAACCGCCGGATGCGGGGCATTGGACGCGTCCTGGGCAGCGTGGCTAACAGCGTGGCTCACAGCGCGACCTGCGACGTCTACATTGCCAACACTTACGACGACTGA
- a CDS encoding substrate-binding periplasmic protein, which translates to MSRNPRTLVRALSAGSAAGLLAISLSACGGSETSSVASDCKPAHSDLKTITDGELTVASYDYAPATILEGENVTGMEGDLINEIAKLECLKVTVSTSGGAGAVIPSVQSKRVDIGSGNWLRTKERTKIVYMSTPLWNDPQGIVSTKGLTSDDLEGHVVGSVAGNLWNDSMQKWLGDKFKIYQDDESIYADLKAGRIDALVASSASANYRLKDAPIEGAKVVDVKPNPKVPQFAAVGQVMLPSSLDNEALGKALDEDIKTLRDNGTIKKLLEKYGVDASVGEPGAPTEL; encoded by the coding sequence ATGTCACGGAATCCCCGTACCCTTGTGCGCGCACTTTCAGCCGGCAGCGCCGCCGGCCTGCTCGCGATCTCCCTCAGCGCCTGCGGCGGCAGCGAAACCAGCAGCGTCGCCTCCGACTGCAAACCGGCACACAGTGACCTCAAAACCATTACCGACGGCGAGCTCACCGTCGCCAGCTACGACTACGCACCCGCCACGATCCTGGAAGGTGAAAATGTCACCGGCATGGAGGGCGACCTGATCAACGAGATCGCCAAGCTCGAATGCCTCAAAGTCACGGTGAGCACTTCAGGCGGTGCCGGAGCGGTGATCCCGTCAGTGCAGTCAAAGCGCGTTGATATCGGCTCGGGAAACTGGCTGCGCACCAAGGAACGGACCAAGATCGTCTACATGAGCACACCGCTGTGGAACGATCCGCAGGGGATCGTTTCGACGAAGGGCCTCACCAGCGATGATCTCGAGGGCCACGTGGTCGGTTCGGTCGCCGGCAACCTCTGGAACGACAGCATGCAGAAGTGGCTCGGAGACAAGTTCAAGATCTACCAGGACGACGAATCCATCTACGCCGATCTCAAGGCCGGACGCATCGACGCGCTCGTGGCATCCTCCGCATCCGCAAACTACCGGCTCAAAGACGCCCCCATCGAGGGCGCCAAGGTGGTCGACGTTAAGCCGAACCCGAAGGTCCCACAGTTCGCCGCTGTCGGCCAGGTCATGTTGCCGTCCAGCCTCGACAACGAGGCCCTGGGCAAGGCGCTGGACGAGGACATCAAGACACTCCGCGACAACGGAACCATCAAGAAGCTCCTCGAGAAGTACGGAGTGGACGCCTCCGTCGGCGAGCCCGGCGCACCCACCGAACTCTAA
- a CDS encoding amino acid ABC transporter permease, whose product MELLTQWLSWLPNLTPGLLVSLQLTGLSLLFGFPLGLLFAVMAASKLAPLQWISFLFVEIGRGLPALVLLYLLYFSLPDAGITLTSLTTAIIALTWNTGAYASEYFRAGIASVPLGQKEAALTSGLRGWTGFRLIILPQALRISTPPLAGLAVLVFQGSALAFVIAVPELMSKAFEIGSITFEYLSVYTLTAVIYGSLTLVFLGLIRVLEQRLGRHLQRN is encoded by the coding sequence ATGGAACTCCTCACCCAATGGCTTTCCTGGCTGCCCAACCTCACCCCCGGACTCCTGGTCAGCCTCCAGCTCACCGGGCTCTCGCTGCTCTTCGGCTTCCCCCTCGGCCTGCTCTTCGCCGTCATGGCCGCCTCCAAACTCGCGCCCCTGCAATGGATCTCATTCCTGTTCGTCGAGATCGGCCGCGGACTGCCCGCCCTGGTCCTGCTCTACCTGCTCTACTTCAGCCTCCCCGACGCCGGCATCACCCTGACCTCCCTCACCACCGCGATCATCGCGCTGACCTGGAACACCGGCGCCTACGCCTCCGAATACTTCCGCGCCGGAATAGCCTCCGTACCCCTGGGCCAGAAAGAAGCAGCCCTCACCTCCGGGCTGCGCGGCTGGACCGGGTTCCGGCTCATCATCCTGCCCCAGGCACTAAGGATCTCCACCCCGCCCCTGGCCGGACTCGCCGTCCTCGTCTTCCAAGGCAGCGCCCTCGCCTTCGTGATCGCCGTGCCCGAACTGATGTCCAAAGCCTTCGAAATCGGATCCATCACCTTCGAATACCTCAGCGTCTACACCCTCACCGCAGTGATCTACGGATCCCTCACCCTCGTCTTCCTCGGCCTCATCCGGGTGCTGGAACAACGCCTCGGACGCCACCTGCAACGCAACTAA
- a CDS encoding amino acid ABC transporter permease, translating into MIAELLPAIARGVGLTLYVTGASLLIGGLIGLVLVGAARSPIAIIRAAATLYINIVRVIPPITWLFLIYFGLPQYSLRLSTIQAAIIGFSIIASAFMAEIYRSGLLSIPDGQREAAHALGLSTVTTVGHIITPQAFRVALPAIATYGIGLLKDSALASTIGVREITYYAQQAAKQTHEGLLSFVVAGVLYIVISLVVALISRRVDLTLRRKIGVA; encoded by the coding sequence ATGATTGCAGAACTGCTGCCAGCGATCGCCCGCGGCGTCGGACTCACCCTCTACGTCACCGGCGCCTCGCTCCTGATCGGCGGGCTCATCGGCCTGGTCCTGGTCGGCGCCGCCCGCTCCCCCATCGCCATCATCCGCGCGGCCGCGACCCTCTACATCAACATCGTGCGGGTCATCCCGCCGATCACCTGGCTGTTCCTGATCTACTTCGGCCTGCCCCAGTACTCCCTGCGGCTGAGCACGATCCAGGCTGCGATCATCGGGTTCTCCATCATCGCCTCCGCGTTCATGGCCGAAATCTACCGCTCCGGGCTGCTGTCCATCCCCGACGGCCAGCGCGAGGCCGCCCACGCCCTCGGACTGTCCACCGTCACCACCGTGGGGCACATCATCACCCCGCAGGCGTTCCGCGTAGCGCTGCCCGCGATCGCCACCTACGGCATCGGACTCCTGAAAGACTCCGCCCTGGCCTCCACCATCGGCGTCCGGGAAATCACCTACTACGCCCAGCAGGCCGCCAAACAAACCCACGAAGGCCTCCTCTCCTTCGTCGTCGCCGGGGTCCTCTACATCGTCATCAGCCTCGTCGTCGCCCTCATCTCACGCCGGGTCGACCTCACCCTGCGCCGAAAGATCGGAGTCGCGTGA
- a CDS encoding amino acid ABC transporter ATP-binding protein, with translation MSFSFGTKASPIALSGEVVVSGLGKSYGAARVLSDVDLAMNEGEVVSIIGPSGAGKSTFLRCLNYLETPTEGTIEIGGARVVAGGKLPDKASLDHLRRVTGMVFQSFNLFPHLTVMENITLPQRKVLGASKEQAEETANRLLKHVGLPDKAKAYPARLSGGQQQRIAIARALALSPKVMLFDEPTSALDPEIGLEVLAVMRDLADEGMTMLVVTHEMHFARDVSDRIMVMGNGGVLEIGPSEQVMSDPQNERTRQFLKAVLDR, from the coding sequence ATGAGCTTCAGTTTTGGCACAAAAGCTTCCCCGATCGCGCTTTCTGGCGAGGTCGTGGTCTCCGGGCTTGGCAAGAGTTACGGCGCAGCCCGTGTGCTGTCGGATGTGGATCTGGCGATGAACGAGGGCGAGGTGGTCTCGATCATCGGCCCGTCCGGGGCGGGCAAGAGCACGTTCCTGCGGTGCCTGAATTACCTGGAAACACCGACCGAGGGCACGATCGAAATCGGCGGTGCCCGGGTTGTGGCCGGCGGGAAGCTGCCGGACAAGGCCAGCCTGGACCACCTCCGCCGCGTCACCGGCATGGTCTTCCAAAGCTTCAACCTGTTCCCGCACCTGACCGTGATGGAGAACATCACCCTGCCCCAGCGCAAGGTCCTCGGGGCCAGCAAGGAACAGGCCGAAGAGACCGCGAACCGGCTACTCAAGCATGTCGGCCTGCCGGACAAGGCCAAGGCCTACCCGGCCCGCCTCTCCGGCGGGCAGCAGCAGCGCATCGCCATCGCCCGCGCCCTGGCACTCTCACCAAAGGTCATGCTCTTCGACGAACCCACCTCGGCCCTGGACCCGGAAATCGGCCTGGAAGTCCTCGCCGTCATGCGCGACCTCGCCGACGAGGGCATGACCATGCTCGTCGTCACCCACGAAATGCACTTCGCCCGGGACGTCTCGGACCGGATCATGGTCATGGGCAACGGCGGCGTCCTGGAGATCGGCCCGAGCGAACAGGTCATGTCGGACCCGCAGAACGAACGCACCCGGCAGTTCCTCAAAGCCGTTCTGGACCGGTGA